In a single window of the Hippoglossus hippoglossus isolate fHipHip1 chromosome 7, fHipHip1.pri, whole genome shotgun sequence genome:
- the dip2ba gene encoding disco-interacting protein 2 homolog B-A isoform X3 has protein sequence MADRGVDLSALPKEVRDQLAELDLELSEGDITQKGYEKKRAKLLASCIPHLPKVDLSLPDVQLSPGHSADPSPSPEAPGPSTSSAARHHRAHRSGGARDDRYRSDIHTEAVQAALAKHKEEKMALPMPTKRRSAFVQSPIETCTPPDTSSASEDDGSLRRKAALSAVLAQSLQSPDYWINRSVQSSSTSSSASSTLSHGEPKTQPQPQPQPAISLLADVLAHTRIENSVPPDVTSSTPQERGSRVDLPPAVRGMSRGQSRSSMLDTADGKRKGVPVNSRVSTKIQQLLNTLKRPKRPPLSEFFLDDSEEIVEVPQPDPNTPKPEGRQIIPVKGEPLGVVSNWPPALQAALARWGATQAKSPALTALDITGKPLYTVTYGKLWSRSLKLAYTLLNKLGTKTEPVLQPGDRVALVYPNSDPGMFWVAFYGCLLAEVIPVPIEVPLSRQDAGSQQIGFLLGSCGVSLALTSEVCLKGLPKTPNGEIIQFKGWPRMKWVVTDTKYLTKPSKDWQPHIPTANTDTAYIEYKASKEGTVMGVAVSKISMLTHCQALTQACNYCEGETLVNVLDCKKDMGLWHGVLTSVMNRIHTISVPYAVMKACPMSWVQRVHIHKARVALVKCRDLHWAMMAHKDQRDTNLSSIRMLIVADGANPWSVSSCDAFLNVFQSHGLKPEVICPCATSPEALTVAIRRPGARGAPLPARAILSMGGLSHSVIRVNTEDKNSALTVQDVGHIMPGALMCIVKPDGPTQLCKTDEIGEIVINSRAGGTMYYGLPGVTKNTFEVIPVNQAGAPIGEIPFSRTGLLGFVGPGSLVFVVGKIEGLLMVSGRRHNADDLVATALAVEPVKTVYRGRIAVFSVTVFYDERIVIVAEQRPDASEEDSFQWMSRVLQAIDSIHQVGLYCLALVPANTLPKTPLGGIHICETKQNFLEGNLHPCNILMCPHTCVTNLPKPRQKQPVDVGPASMLVGNLVAGKRIAQATGRELGVVEDQDLIRKHQFLSEALQWRAQTDPDHVLYVLLNAKGVAVCTATCAQLHKRAEKITATIMERGGLNTGDNVVLLYPPGIDLIAAFYGCLYAGVIPVTVRPPHPQNLAATLPTVRMIIDVSKAACILTTQPLMRILRSREAAASVNIKTWPTIIDTDDLPRKRPPHIYKPPTAEMLAYLDFSVSTTGMLTGVKMSHAAVSTLCRSIKLQCELYSSRQIAICLDPYCGLGFVLWCLSSIYSGHQSILIPPLELESSLPLWLSTLSQYKIRDTFCSYSVMELCTKGLGTQTEMLKARGLNLSCVRSCVVIAEERPRLTLTQSFSKLFKDLGLSSRAVSTAFGSRVNLAIGLQGTAGPDPSTVYVDMKSLRHDRVRLVERGAPQSIPLMESGTILPGVRVIIVNPETRGPLGDSHLGEIWVNSPHSASGYYTIYGEESLQADHFNTRLSFGEPQTLWARTGYLGFIKRTELLDASGDRHDALFVVGSLDETLELRGLRYHPIDIETSVSRAHRSIAESAVFTWTNLLVVVAELGGSEQEALDLVPLVTNVVLEEHHLIVGVVVIVDPGVIPINSRGEKQRMHLRDSFLADQLDPIYVAYNM, from the exons GTGACATCACGCAGAAGGGCTACGAGAAGAAGAGAGCCAAGCTGCTGGCCTCCTGCATCCCCCACTTGCCAA AGGTGGATCTGTCTCTTCCAGATGTCCAGCTTTCCCCAGGCCACAGTGCGGACCCCAGCCCGAGTCCTGAGGCCCCGGGCCCCTCCACCTCTTCAGCTGCCAGACACCACCGTGCACATCGCAGTGGAGGGGCCAGAGACGACCGCTACAGATCAG ACATCCACACAGAGGCAGTGCAGGCAGCGCTGGCCAAACACAAAGAAGAGAAGATGGCGCTGCCCATGCCAACCAAGAGACGCTCAGCCTTTGTCCAGTCTCCCATAGAGACCTGCACACCTCCAG ACACATCTTCTGCATCAGAGGATGATGGCTCATTGCGCAGGAAGGCAGCTCTCAGTGCAGTGCTGGCCCAGAGCCTGCAGAGCCCTGACTACTGGATCAACCGTTCCGTCCAAAGCTCCTCCACGTCCTCGTccgcctcctccaccctctcccATGGAGAGCCCAAGACCCAACCACAGCCCCAGCCTCAACCTGCAATTTCCTTGTTGGCCGACGTACTGGCCCACACGCGCATAG aaaACAGTGTCCCCCCTGATGTGACATCCTCCACTCCCCAGGAGAGAGGGTCCAGGGTTGACCTGCCTCCAGCGGTCAGGGGCATGAGCCGTGGACAGAGCCGCTCCAGCATGCTGGATACTGCTGATG gaaaaagaaaag GTGTGCCTGTCAATAGCAGGGTGTCCACTAAGATCCAGCAGCTGTTGAACACACTCAAACGGCCCAAAAGACCACCACTCAGTGAATTCTTCCTCGACGACTCTGAGGAAATTGTAGAAG TTCCTCAGCCGGATCCCAACACCCCGAAGCCGGAGGGACGTCAAATCATCCCTGTAAAGGGGGAGCCCCTTGGAGTGGTCAGTAACTGGCCTCCTGCCCTGCAGGCTGCTCTGGCCCGCTGGGGGGCCACCCAGGCCAAGAGTCCTGCCCTCACTGCTCTAGATATCACTGGCAAACCCCTCTACACAGTCACATACG GCAAACTATGGAGTCGCAGTCTGAAGCTGGCCTATACACTGCTGAATAAACTGGGCACCAAGACTGAGCCTGTCCTACAACCCGGAGATCGG gtggCGCTGGTGTATCCCAACAGTGACCCTGGAATGTTCTGGGTGGCTTTTTATGGCTGCCTTTTAGCTGAGGTCATCCCTGTACCCATCGAGGTGCCACTGTCACGACAG GACGCTGGCAGTCAGCAGATCGGCTTCCTGTTGGGCAGCTGTGGTGTTAGTCTGGCGCTGACCAGTGAGGTGTGTCTCAAAGGGCTGCCCAAGACACCAAACGGAGAGATCATCCAGTTCAAAG GTTGGCCAAGGATGAAATGGGTTGTGACAGACACCAAGTACCTGACTAAACCATCCAAAGACTGGCAGCCGCACATCCCCACTGCCAACACAGACACCGCCTACATAGAG TACAAAGCCAGTAAAGAGGGAACAGTGATGGGAGTCGCCGTATCCAAGATCTCCATGTTGACCCACTGTCAAGCCCTGACCCAGGCCTGTAACTACTGTGAAG GGGAGACACTGGTCAACGTGTTGGACTGCAAGAAGGATATGGGCTTGTGGCATGGCGTCTTAACG AGTGTCATGAACAGAATCCACACCATCTCAGTGCCATATGCTGTCATGAAAGCCTGTCCTATGTCGTGGGTGCAGAGGGTCCACATTCACAAAG CACGTGTGGCCTTGGTGAAGTGCCGGGACCTCCACTGGGCCATGATGGCCCACAAGGAccagagagacaccaacttgTCTTCTATACGTATGCTTATTGTGGCTGATGGAGCAAACCCAT GGTCTGTGTCGTCATGTGATGCCTTCCTAAATGTGTTCCAGTCTCACGGTCTGAAACCTGAGGTCATTTGTCCATGTGCCACTTCTCCTGAGGCCTTAACTGTGGCCATACGCAG GCCTGGTGCACGAGGAGCTCCACTGCCAGCCAGAGCCATCCTGTCCATGGGCGGGCTGAGCCACAGCGTGATCAGGGTGAACACAGAGGACAAAAACTCTGCTCTCACTGTTCAGGATGTGGGCCACATTATGCCTGGAG ctctgaTGTGCATTGTGAAACCGGACGGGCCTACACAGCTGTGCAAGACGGATGAAATAGGAGAGATTGTGATCAACTCTCGGGCCGGAGGCACCATGTACTATGGCCTGCCTGGTGTCACCAAGAACACGTTTGAG GTGATCCCTGTCAACCAAGCTGGAGCACCCATTGGAGAAATTCCCTTCAGTCGAACGGGTCTGCTGGGATTTGTAGGACCG GGCAGTCTGGTCTTTGTTGTGGGGAAGATTGAGGGGCTGTTGATGGTGAGCGGGCGACGTCACAACGCAGACGACCTGGTGGCCACCGCGCTCGCAGTGGAACCTGTCAAAACAGTTTACAGGGGGAG GATCGCCGTGTTCTCAGTGACAGTGTTTTATGATGAGAGGATCGTGATTGTGGCGGAGCAGAGGCCTGATGCCAGTGAGGAGGACAGCTTCCAGTGGATGAGTCGAGTACTACAG GCCATCGACAGCATCCACCAGGTCGGCCTGTACTGCCTCGCTCTCGTTCCAGCCAACACCCTCCCCAAAACGCCGCTTGGAGGCATCCACATCTGTGAAACCAAGCAAAACTTTTTGGAGGGAAACCTGCACCCATGTAATATCCTCATGTGCCCACACACCTGTGTTACCAATCTGCCCAAACCACGGCAGAAACAGCCAG TGGATGTGGGTCCAGCTTCTATGCTGGTTGGCAACCTGGTGGCAGGGAAACGTATCGCCCAGGCTACAGGCAGAGAGCTGGGTGTGGTGGAGGACCAGGATCTGATCCGAAAG CACCAGTTCTTGTCTGAAGCTCTGCAGTGGAGAGCCCAGACCGACCCAGACCACGTCCTGTATGTGCTGCTTAATGCCAAG GGGGTGGCAGTGTGCACAGCCACTTGTGCTCAGCTTCACAAGCGAGCAGAAAAAATCACAGCCACCATAATGGAGAGAGGAGGCCTCAACACAGGAGACAATGTGGTGCTGCTTTATCCCCCAG GTATTGACCTGATAGCTGCCTTCTATGGCTGTCTCTATGCGGGGGTCATCCCCGTGACAGTGAGGCCGCCTCACCCACAGAATCTGGCTGCTACTCTCCCCACCGTCCGCATGATCATCGAC GTGAGCAAAGCAGCCTGCATCCTCACCACTCAGCCTCTCATGAGGATCCTCAGGTCCAGGGAGGCTGCTGCCAGCGTCAACATCAAGACGTGGCCAACCATCATTGATACAG ATGACCTCCCCAGGAAGCGGCCTCCACACATCTATAAACCCCCCACAGCGGAGATGCTGGCCTACCTGGACTTCAGTGTGTCCACCACAGGCATGCTGACTGGAGTCAAG ATGTCTCATGCTGCGGTCAGTACTCTGTGCCGCTCCATTAAGCTGCAGTGTGAGCTCTACTCCTCACGACAAATAGCCATCTGTCTGGACCCGTACTGCGGCCTGGGCTTCGTCCTATGGTGCCTCTCCAg TATTTACTCAGGTCACCAGTCCATCCTTATCCCTCCCCTGGAGCTAGAGagctctctgcctctgtggctGAGCACGCTCAGTCAGTACAAGATCAGAGACACCTTCTGCTCCTACTCTGTCATGGAGCTGTGCACCAAAGGCCTCGGCACTCAGACAGAGATGCTGAAG GCGCGGGGTCTGAATCTGTCGTGCGTGCGGAGCTGTGTGGTGATAGCGGAGGAGCGGCCCCGTCTCACTCTCACTCAGTCCTTCTCCAAGCTCTTCAAGGACCTCGGCCTGTCGTCGCGCGCCGTCAGCACAGCTTTCGGCTCCAGGGTGAACTTAGCCATCGGCCTACAG GGCACTGCGGGACCAGACCCCTCCACCGTCTATGTTGACATGAAGTCTCTGCGTCACGACAG GGTGAGACTGGTGGAGCGAGGAGCGCCACAGAGTATTCCACTCATGGAGTCCGGCACC ATCCTACCGGGAGTGAGGGTCATCATCGTCAACCCAGAGACCAGAGGCCCGCTGGGAGATTCCCATCTTGGGGAG ATCTGGGTGAACAGTCCTCATAGCGCCAGCGGCTACTACACCATCTACGGGGAGGAGAGCCTGCAGGCCGATCACTTCAACACCAGGCTCAGCTTCGGGGAGCCCCAGACTCTGTGGGCCAGGACGGGCTACCTGGGCTTCATCAAGAGGACGGAGCTGCTGGATGCAagtggag ATCGTCATGATGCCTTGTTCGTGGTGGGCTCTCTTGATGAAACGTTGGAGTTGAGGGGGTTGCGTTATCACCCCATCGACATTGAGACGTCTGTGTCCCGAGCCCACCGCAGCATCGCAGAGAG TGCTGTGTTTACATGGACCAACTTGCTGGTTGTGGTGGCGGAGCTGGGCGGCTCGGAGCAGGAGGCCTTGGACCTGGTGCCCCTCGTCACCAACGTGGTGCTGGAGGAGCACCACCTCATTGTTGGGGTGGTGGTCATCGTGGACCCCGGCGTGATCCCCATCAACTccagaggagagaagcagaggatgCACCTGCGGGACTCGTTCCTGGCCGACCAACTGGACCCCATCTACGTGGCCTACAACATGTGA
- the dip2ba gene encoding disco-interacting protein 2 homolog B-A isoform X4: MADRGVDLSALPKEVRDQLAELDLELSEGDITQKGYEKKRAKLLASCIPHLPKVDLSLPDVQLSPGHSADPSPSPEAPGPSTSSAARHHRAHRSGGARDDRYRSDIHTEAVQAALAKHKEEKMALPMPTKRRSAFVQSPIETCTPPDTSSASEDDGSLRRKAALSAVLAQSLQSPDYWINRSVQSSSTSSSASSTLSHGEPKTQPQPQPQPAISLLADVLAHTRIENSVPPDVTSSTPQERGSRVDLPPAVRGMSRGQSRSSMLDTADGVPVNSRVSTKIQQLLNTLKRPKRPPLSEFFLDDSEEIVEVPQPDPNTPKPEGRQIIPVKGEPLGVVSNWPPALQAALARWGATQAKSPALTALDITGKPLYTVTYGKLWSRSLKLAYTLLNKLGTKTEPVLQPGDRVALVYPNSDPGMFWVAFYGCLLAEVIPVPIEVPLSRQDAGSQQIGFLLGSCGVSLALTSEVCLKGLPKTPNGEIIQFKGWPRMKWVVTDTKYLTKPSKDWQPHIPTANTDTAYIEYKASKEGTVMGVAVSKISMLTHCQALTQACNYCEGETLVNVLDCKKDMGLWHGVLTSVMNRIHTISVPYAVMKACPMSWVQRVHIHKARVALVKCRDLHWAMMAHKDQRDTNLSSIRMLIVADGANPWSVSSCDAFLNVFQSHGLKPEVICPCATSPEALTVAIRRPGARGAPLPARAILSMGGLSHSVIRVNTEDKNSALTVQDVGHIMPGALMCIVKPDGPTQLCKTDEIGEIVINSRAGGTMYYGLPGVTKNTFEVIPVNQAGAPIGEIPFSRTGLLGFVGPGSLVFVVGKIEGLLMVSGRRHNADDLVATALAVEPVKTVYRGRIAVFSVTVFYDERIVIVAEQRPDASEEDSFQWMSRVLQAIDSIHQVGLYCLALVPANTLPKTPLGGIHICETKQNFLEGNLHPCNILMCPHTCVTNLPKPRQKQPVDVGPASMLVGNLVAGKRIAQATGRELGVVEDQDLIRKHQFLSEALQWRAQTDPDHVLYVLLNAKGVAVCTATCAQLHKRAEKITATIMERGGLNTGDNVVLLYPPGIDLIAAFYGCLYAGVIPVTVRPPHPQNLAATLPTVRMIIDVSKAACILTTQPLMRILRSREAAASVNIKTWPTIIDTDDLPRKRPPHIYKPPTAEMLAYLDFSVSTTGMLTGVKMSHAAVSTLCRSIKLQCELYSSRQIAICLDPYCGLGFVLWCLSSIYSGHQSILIPPLELESSLPLWLSTLSQYKIRDTFCSYSVMELCTKGLGTQTEMLKARGLNLSCVRSCVVIAEERPRLTLTQSFSKLFKDLGLSSRAVSTAFGSRVNLAIGLQGTAGPDPSTVYVDMKSLRHDRVRLVERGAPQSIPLMESGTILPGVRVIIVNPETRGPLGDSHLGEIWVNSPHSASGYYTIYGEESLQADHFNTRLSFGEPQTLWARTGYLGFIKRTELLDASGDRHDALFVVGSLDETLELRGLRYHPIDIETSVSRAHRSIAESAVFTWTNLLVVVAELGGSEQEALDLVPLVTNVVLEEHHLIVGVVVIVDPGVIPINSRGEKQRMHLRDSFLADQLDPIYVAYNM, translated from the exons GTGACATCACGCAGAAGGGCTACGAGAAGAAGAGAGCCAAGCTGCTGGCCTCCTGCATCCCCCACTTGCCAA AGGTGGATCTGTCTCTTCCAGATGTCCAGCTTTCCCCAGGCCACAGTGCGGACCCCAGCCCGAGTCCTGAGGCCCCGGGCCCCTCCACCTCTTCAGCTGCCAGACACCACCGTGCACATCGCAGTGGAGGGGCCAGAGACGACCGCTACAGATCAG ACATCCACACAGAGGCAGTGCAGGCAGCGCTGGCCAAACACAAAGAAGAGAAGATGGCGCTGCCCATGCCAACCAAGAGACGCTCAGCCTTTGTCCAGTCTCCCATAGAGACCTGCACACCTCCAG ACACATCTTCTGCATCAGAGGATGATGGCTCATTGCGCAGGAAGGCAGCTCTCAGTGCAGTGCTGGCCCAGAGCCTGCAGAGCCCTGACTACTGGATCAACCGTTCCGTCCAAAGCTCCTCCACGTCCTCGTccgcctcctccaccctctcccATGGAGAGCCCAAGACCCAACCACAGCCCCAGCCTCAACCTGCAATTTCCTTGTTGGCCGACGTACTGGCCCACACGCGCATAG aaaACAGTGTCCCCCCTGATGTGACATCCTCCACTCCCCAGGAGAGAGGGTCCAGGGTTGACCTGCCTCCAGCGGTCAGGGGCATGAGCCGTGGACAGAGCCGCTCCAGCATGCTGGATACTGCTGATG GTGTGCCTGTCAATAGCAGGGTGTCCACTAAGATCCAGCAGCTGTTGAACACACTCAAACGGCCCAAAAGACCACCACTCAGTGAATTCTTCCTCGACGACTCTGAGGAAATTGTAGAAG TTCCTCAGCCGGATCCCAACACCCCGAAGCCGGAGGGACGTCAAATCATCCCTGTAAAGGGGGAGCCCCTTGGAGTGGTCAGTAACTGGCCTCCTGCCCTGCAGGCTGCTCTGGCCCGCTGGGGGGCCACCCAGGCCAAGAGTCCTGCCCTCACTGCTCTAGATATCACTGGCAAACCCCTCTACACAGTCACATACG GCAAACTATGGAGTCGCAGTCTGAAGCTGGCCTATACACTGCTGAATAAACTGGGCACCAAGACTGAGCCTGTCCTACAACCCGGAGATCGG gtggCGCTGGTGTATCCCAACAGTGACCCTGGAATGTTCTGGGTGGCTTTTTATGGCTGCCTTTTAGCTGAGGTCATCCCTGTACCCATCGAGGTGCCACTGTCACGACAG GACGCTGGCAGTCAGCAGATCGGCTTCCTGTTGGGCAGCTGTGGTGTTAGTCTGGCGCTGACCAGTGAGGTGTGTCTCAAAGGGCTGCCCAAGACACCAAACGGAGAGATCATCCAGTTCAAAG GTTGGCCAAGGATGAAATGGGTTGTGACAGACACCAAGTACCTGACTAAACCATCCAAAGACTGGCAGCCGCACATCCCCACTGCCAACACAGACACCGCCTACATAGAG TACAAAGCCAGTAAAGAGGGAACAGTGATGGGAGTCGCCGTATCCAAGATCTCCATGTTGACCCACTGTCAAGCCCTGACCCAGGCCTGTAACTACTGTGAAG GGGAGACACTGGTCAACGTGTTGGACTGCAAGAAGGATATGGGCTTGTGGCATGGCGTCTTAACG AGTGTCATGAACAGAATCCACACCATCTCAGTGCCATATGCTGTCATGAAAGCCTGTCCTATGTCGTGGGTGCAGAGGGTCCACATTCACAAAG CACGTGTGGCCTTGGTGAAGTGCCGGGACCTCCACTGGGCCATGATGGCCCACAAGGAccagagagacaccaacttgTCTTCTATACGTATGCTTATTGTGGCTGATGGAGCAAACCCAT GGTCTGTGTCGTCATGTGATGCCTTCCTAAATGTGTTCCAGTCTCACGGTCTGAAACCTGAGGTCATTTGTCCATGTGCCACTTCTCCTGAGGCCTTAACTGTGGCCATACGCAG GCCTGGTGCACGAGGAGCTCCACTGCCAGCCAGAGCCATCCTGTCCATGGGCGGGCTGAGCCACAGCGTGATCAGGGTGAACACAGAGGACAAAAACTCTGCTCTCACTGTTCAGGATGTGGGCCACATTATGCCTGGAG ctctgaTGTGCATTGTGAAACCGGACGGGCCTACACAGCTGTGCAAGACGGATGAAATAGGAGAGATTGTGATCAACTCTCGGGCCGGAGGCACCATGTACTATGGCCTGCCTGGTGTCACCAAGAACACGTTTGAG GTGATCCCTGTCAACCAAGCTGGAGCACCCATTGGAGAAATTCCCTTCAGTCGAACGGGTCTGCTGGGATTTGTAGGACCG GGCAGTCTGGTCTTTGTTGTGGGGAAGATTGAGGGGCTGTTGATGGTGAGCGGGCGACGTCACAACGCAGACGACCTGGTGGCCACCGCGCTCGCAGTGGAACCTGTCAAAACAGTTTACAGGGGGAG GATCGCCGTGTTCTCAGTGACAGTGTTTTATGATGAGAGGATCGTGATTGTGGCGGAGCAGAGGCCTGATGCCAGTGAGGAGGACAGCTTCCAGTGGATGAGTCGAGTACTACAG GCCATCGACAGCATCCACCAGGTCGGCCTGTACTGCCTCGCTCTCGTTCCAGCCAACACCCTCCCCAAAACGCCGCTTGGAGGCATCCACATCTGTGAAACCAAGCAAAACTTTTTGGAGGGAAACCTGCACCCATGTAATATCCTCATGTGCCCACACACCTGTGTTACCAATCTGCCCAAACCACGGCAGAAACAGCCAG TGGATGTGGGTCCAGCTTCTATGCTGGTTGGCAACCTGGTGGCAGGGAAACGTATCGCCCAGGCTACAGGCAGAGAGCTGGGTGTGGTGGAGGACCAGGATCTGATCCGAAAG CACCAGTTCTTGTCTGAAGCTCTGCAGTGGAGAGCCCAGACCGACCCAGACCACGTCCTGTATGTGCTGCTTAATGCCAAG GGGGTGGCAGTGTGCACAGCCACTTGTGCTCAGCTTCACAAGCGAGCAGAAAAAATCACAGCCACCATAATGGAGAGAGGAGGCCTCAACACAGGAGACAATGTGGTGCTGCTTTATCCCCCAG GTATTGACCTGATAGCTGCCTTCTATGGCTGTCTCTATGCGGGGGTCATCCCCGTGACAGTGAGGCCGCCTCACCCACAGAATCTGGCTGCTACTCTCCCCACCGTCCGCATGATCATCGAC GTGAGCAAAGCAGCCTGCATCCTCACCACTCAGCCTCTCATGAGGATCCTCAGGTCCAGGGAGGCTGCTGCCAGCGTCAACATCAAGACGTGGCCAACCATCATTGATACAG ATGACCTCCCCAGGAAGCGGCCTCCACACATCTATAAACCCCCCACAGCGGAGATGCTGGCCTACCTGGACTTCAGTGTGTCCACCACAGGCATGCTGACTGGAGTCAAG ATGTCTCATGCTGCGGTCAGTACTCTGTGCCGCTCCATTAAGCTGCAGTGTGAGCTCTACTCCTCACGACAAATAGCCATCTGTCTGGACCCGTACTGCGGCCTGGGCTTCGTCCTATGGTGCCTCTCCAg TATTTACTCAGGTCACCAGTCCATCCTTATCCCTCCCCTGGAGCTAGAGagctctctgcctctgtggctGAGCACGCTCAGTCAGTACAAGATCAGAGACACCTTCTGCTCCTACTCTGTCATGGAGCTGTGCACCAAAGGCCTCGGCACTCAGACAGAGATGCTGAAG GCGCGGGGTCTGAATCTGTCGTGCGTGCGGAGCTGTGTGGTGATAGCGGAGGAGCGGCCCCGTCTCACTCTCACTCAGTCCTTCTCCAAGCTCTTCAAGGACCTCGGCCTGTCGTCGCGCGCCGTCAGCACAGCTTTCGGCTCCAGGGTGAACTTAGCCATCGGCCTACAG GGCACTGCGGGACCAGACCCCTCCACCGTCTATGTTGACATGAAGTCTCTGCGTCACGACAG GGTGAGACTGGTGGAGCGAGGAGCGCCACAGAGTATTCCACTCATGGAGTCCGGCACC ATCCTACCGGGAGTGAGGGTCATCATCGTCAACCCAGAGACCAGAGGCCCGCTGGGAGATTCCCATCTTGGGGAG ATCTGGGTGAACAGTCCTCATAGCGCCAGCGGCTACTACACCATCTACGGGGAGGAGAGCCTGCAGGCCGATCACTTCAACACCAGGCTCAGCTTCGGGGAGCCCCAGACTCTGTGGGCCAGGACGGGCTACCTGGGCTTCATCAAGAGGACGGAGCTGCTGGATGCAagtggag ATCGTCATGATGCCTTGTTCGTGGTGGGCTCTCTTGATGAAACGTTGGAGTTGAGGGGGTTGCGTTATCACCCCATCGACATTGAGACGTCTGTGTCCCGAGCCCACCGCAGCATCGCAGAGAG TGCTGTGTTTACATGGACCAACTTGCTGGTTGTGGTGGCGGAGCTGGGCGGCTCGGAGCAGGAGGCCTTGGACCTGGTGCCCCTCGTCACCAACGTGGTGCTGGAGGAGCACCACCTCATTGTTGGGGTGGTGGTCATCGTGGACCCCGGCGTGATCCCCATCAACTccagaggagagaagcagaggatgCACCTGCGGGACTCGTTCCTGGCCGACCAACTGGACCCCATCTACGTGGCCTACAACATGTGA